The genomic segment GGCCACGCTAGAGGCTGTAGGCATAAAACCCGTAGGTGCCGGGGCCGGTATGGCTCCCGATCACCGCCCCGAGCTCGCTCACGAGGGCCTCCTCCACCGGGAAGCCGGTGGCCAAGACCATCTCCTTGAGTTCCCGCACCGCCCCCGGATCTGCGCTGTAGACGAAGAAGAGACGGATGCGCCCCTTGGCCTCAGCCCAGGCGCGGAAGTCCTTGAGGATCTCCTCTTTGGCCTTCCTCTCACCCCGGGCCCTTCCCACCGCCTCCACCCGTCCTTCCTTGAGGGTGAGGATGGGTTTGATGCCGAGGAGGGTGCCCAAAAGGGCCTGGGCGCCGCCGATGCGTCCCCCACGCTTCAAAAACTCCAAGGTGGCCACGCTGAAGCGCACGAAGTGGTCCTGGCGGATGCGCTTTAGCTCCCCAAGCACCTCCTCCAGGCCTTGGCCCTCGGCGAGGAGCTCGTGGGCCCGCAGGACCATCATGCCGAGGCCCAGGGAGGCCGCCTGGCTGTCCAGGACGGTGACGCGGCCGGGGAAGCCCTGGGCCGCCAGCTCCGCCGACTGCACCGTGCCCGAGAGCTTGCTGGAGATGTGCACCGAGAGCACGTGGTCCGCCTCTTGCAGAGCCTCTTGGTAGGTTTTCAGGAAGTCCTCGGGGGAGGGCTGGCTGGTGGTGGGGAAGGCCTCTCCCTGCCGCACCTTCTGGAAGATCTCCCCCGGGGTGATCTCCTCCCAGTCCCGGTACACCTTGCCCCCCAGGTTCACGTAAAGGGGGACCACCCGCACCCCCAGGCGTTCCCGCAGGGGCTTGGGCAGGTCGGCGGTGGAGTCGGTCACCAGGGCTACCTTCATAGGGGCCTCCTCGTGGTCCCGCCCAGGATACCACAGGGGGCGGCGCGGGGGTTGCCCGTGGGGGCGGTTTTTGCTAGGGTCTGGGGTATATGTGGCGGATCCTGGTGTCCGACGAGATGCGGCTGGGGAACCTCAGGTACCCGGGGGTGCTTTTGGACTACCGACCCGGCATCGGGCGGGAGGAGCTCTTGGAGGTCATCCCCGCCTACGACGCCCTCATCACCAGGAGCCGCACCCAGGTGGACGCGGAGCTCTTAAGGCAGGGCAAGCGGCTCAAGGTGGTGGGCCGGGGCGGGGTGGGGGTGGACAACGTGGACCTCGAGGCGGCCAGCCGCCTGGGCATCCTGGTGGTGAACGTGCCCGAGGCCAACACCCGCTCGGCGGCGGAGCTGGCCTTCGGCCTCCTCCTGGCCGCGGCCCGGGGGATCGCCCTCTCCGACCGCAAGGTGCGCGCGGGGGAGTGGGACCGGAAGTTTTTGGGCCTGGAGCTCAAGGGCAAGACCTTGGGGATCGTGGGCCTGGGGCGGATCGGGGGCCAGGTGGCCCGCTTCGCCAAGGGGTTTGAGATGCGGGTCCTGGCCTACGACCCCTACATCCCCCGCACCCGGGCGGAAAGCCTGGGGGTGGAGCTTTTGGAGGACCTTTCCGACCTCCTCCGCCAGAGCCACTTCCTCACCGTCCACACCCCCCTCACCGAGGAGACCCGGGGGATGATCGGCCGCAGGGAGCTCTACCTCCTCCCCCGGGGGGCGGTGGTGGTGAACGCCGCCCGAGGGGGGATCGTGGACGAGCGGGCCCTCCTGGAGGTCCTGGAGGAGGGCCACCTCTTCGCCGCCGGGCTGGACGTTTTCGCCGAGGAGCCCCCCTCCAAGGACCACCCCCTCCTCCGCCACCCCAGGGTGGTCCTCACCGCCCACCTGGGGGCGAACACCCTCGAGGCCCAGGACCGGGTGGGGGAGGCGGTCTTGGAGCGGGTGGTGCGCACCCTGGAGGGGGACCTCTCCTACGCCCTGAACACCGGCTTTGACCCCGAGGCCCTGGAGGCCCTGAGGGGCTTCCTGCCCCTGGGGGAGGCGTTGGGGAAGCTTCTGGCCCAGATCACCCGGGGCCGGCCCGAGGTCTTGGAGGTGGGCTTCCTAGGCCAGTTCGAGAAGGACCCCGAGCCCGTGGCCAGCGCCGTGGCCAAGGGCTTCCTCTCCCGGGTGCTGGGGGGAGAGGCGGTGAACCTGGTCTCCGCCCGGCCCCTCCTCAAGGACCGGGGCATCCGCCTGGTCACCCGCAAGGAGGAGCAGGCGGGGGAGTACATGAGGCTTCTGGAGGTGCGCCTGGCCACCGACCAGGAGGAGCGCCGGGCCCGGGGGGTGGTGATGGCGGGCAGGCCCCGGCTGGTGGGCATCGACGACTACGCCCTGGAGGTGGTCCCCGAGGGGTACATGCTGGTCTGCACCAACTACGACCGCCCCGGGGTGGTGGGCCAGGTGGGGACCCTCCTGGGGGAAGCCGGCGTCAACATCGCCGGGATGCAGCTGGGCCGGGACATGCCCGGGGGGCGGGCCCTCTTTGTGCTCACCGTGGACCAGAAGCCCAGCCCAGAGGTGCTGGAGGCCCTGAGGGCCCTCCCGGTTCTGGAGCGGGTGGACCTGGCGGAGCTCTAGGCGCGGGGCACGGGATCGGATTGGGAGCCAAAGGGCACAGAGCCGGTCGGTGAAGCACCCGGCCCCGGCTTGCCCCTCCCGGCGGGCCCAGGCGGCGCCCGCCCCGGGGGCCACCCCCTTGCACCCGCTTTGGATTTCAAAAGTTCACTATTGACAAAACTTACTGACCTCTTTACGCTGGAGCCATGGACCCCGCCCTGAAGCGGTGGGTGGAGGAGACCGCCCTCCTCTTTGAGGCGGCGGGCCTTCCCCGGATGGCGGGCCGGGTTCTGGCCTTTCTCCTGGTGGCCGAGCCGGCGGAACAGAGCGCCAAGGAGATGGGGGAGGCCCTTTCCGCCAGCAAGGGGGCCTTGAGCGGCGCCCTGAACCTCCTCACCCGGTTGCAGCTGGTGGAGCGCCTGCGCCGCCCGGGGGAGCGGGCGGACCGGTACGCCGTGCGCCCGGGGGCCTGGCGGCGGCTCCTTTTGGAAAAGGCCAGGGCCCTTTCCCTTTACCGGGAGCAGGCGGAAAAGGGCCTGGCCCTGGTGGGGGAGGCCAAGGGGGAGAGGCTTCGGGAGATGCGGGAGCTTTACGCCTTTTTTGAGCGGGAACTTCCCAAGCTCCTGGAGAGGTTTTCGGAGGGGGGATGAGCCTACTCAGGCTAGCCTGGCGCAACGTGCTCCGGCAAAAGCGGCGCACGGCCCTGCTGTCCCTGGTGGTGGTCTACGTGACCGTGGCTGTGCTCTTCATGTTTGGCTTCCTGGACGGCTACGGGGAAAGCCTGGTGGAGGCTTATGCCGAGTACGTGGAGGCCCCGGTGGTGGTGGCCCGGGAGGTTTGGTGGCAGGACCCAGACCCGGAAAACGGCTTCCGAGAGCTGCCGGCGGTGGCCCACCCTCTGGTGCAGGCGGCCACGCCCAGGCTTTCCCTTTACGCCCTCCTCCGCTCCCCCTACCGGATGCAGGGGGGCGTGGTCCTGGGGGTGGACCCCCAAGGGGAAAAGGTCCTTTCCCGCGTGCCCTTCAGGGTGGGGGAGGGGCGGTGGCTTCAGGGGCCGGGGGAGGTGGTCCTGGGCCACCGCCTGGCGGAGCGGCTGGACGTGCGGGTGGGGGAGAGGTTGGTGGTGGAGACGGGGAAGGAGGCCCTGGGCCTTTTGGTGGTGGGCCTCGTGAGGTCCGGGGTGGGGAACGTGGACTTCGGTGGGGTTTACCTGCACCTGGAGGACGCCAGGAAGCTTTCCGGGGGGAGGGTGGGGGCCACCTACCTGGCCCTGAAGGTGCCCCGGGGGAAGGAGGAGGGGGTGGCGAAGGCCCTGAACCAGGTTTTGCCGGAGGGGCTTCGCGCCAAGGCGGTTTGGGAGCTCATGGGCCCCATCCGGGCGGACTACGAGGGAAGCCGCCTTTTCTACGTGCCCTTGTTGGGCCTTTTCATGCTCCTGGCGGCGGTGGCGGTGGTGAGCACCACCTACGTGAGCGTGCGGGAAAGGCTCAGAGAGTTTGCCGTGGCGGAGAGCCTGGGCCTTAGCCCGGCCCGGTTGGCGGGGCAGGTGGCCCTCGAGGCGGCCCTGGCCAGCGGCCTGGGCCTTTTGGCCGGGCTCCTCCTGGGCTACGCCCTCCTCGGGTACACCTCCACCCACGACGTCTTCGGCCCCCTCATGCGCCTTTCCGTAGAGCTGTTGCCCGAGGCGGGCCTTTCCGAGCACCTCTACACCTCCTCAAGGCCCATCTACGCCCTTTACGCCAGCCTCCTGGTGGCGGTTTCCGCCCTCTTGGCCCTGCTCTTTCCGGGAAGGCTGGTCCTGCGCCTTGACCCCTCCCGGTACGTGAAGGGGGAGTGAGATGGGAAGGATGGCCTTTACGGTTCTGCTCCTCGCCGCCTTGGCCCTGGCGCAAAGCCCCTTGGAGAAGCTGAAGCTGGCCCTGGACCGCCTGCGGGGACCGGCCCATGAGGGCATCTACCTCCTGCAGGTGGAAAGGCCTGGCTCCGTGCGCACCTACCGGCTCAAGGTCTACACCGACGGCCGCCGGGCCCATCTCCGGGTCCTGGAGCCCAGGAGCGAGGCGGGCCAGGCCTTCCTCTCCCTGGGGGAGGACCTTTACCTCTACGACCCCCGCCTGGGGCGGACCTTGCGCCTGCCCCCCACGGGCCGGGGAGAGCGCTTCTTGGGTTCGGACCTCACCTACCAGGACCTCGTGGGCCGGGATTTGGAGGAGCTTTTTCAGGTGGCCGAGGTCCAGGGGGTCTTGGTGCTCAGCCCCAAACCGGGGGCCCCCACCCCTTACGGCAAGGTGGAGGTGTACCTCAAGGAGGGCCTGATCGAGCGCATCCTCTTCTACGATCAGCGCAACCAGGCGGTGCGGGAGCTGGGGCTTTCCGCCTACCAGCGTCTGGACGGGGCCTACCTCCCCCGGGAGATGGCGCTCAGGGACCTGCAGAGGCCAGGGTACCGCACCTTCTTGCGCATCCTCGAGGTGCAGGTGGGGCCCGTGCCAGAAGGCTGCTTCAACCCCCTCTACCTGGAAAGGGGGTGCTAGGGTGCTGAGGCTGGCCTGGAGAAACCTTCTCAGGACCCCGGGGCGGAGCTTGGTCACGGGGGGGGTGGTGGCCCTGGTGGTCTTCCTCTCCCTGCTCTTCCTCTCGGTCTACGGGGGGGCGTTTGACGCCTTCTTCCAGCTTCTCCTGGAGCGCACCGGGCACCTGGTGGTCCGGGTGGAGGGGTACAAGGGGAAGGAGGATCTGGAGAGCCTGGCCTTTGTCCCGCCCGAGCTCCCCCTGCCCCCTGGGGCCAGGGTAGAGGGTGTGCTGGAGGGCGGGGCCCTTCTCCTTGCGCACGAGCGGAGCCGGGCGGTGGTCCTAACGGGTCTGGAGCCTTTGGGCCTGGCCCGGCAGGAGAGCCTCCTCGCGGCAGGCCGCCTGCCGCAGGCGCAGGGGGAGGCCCTTTTGGGGGAGGCCTTGGCCCGGGCCCTCAAGGTGGGGTTGGGGGACGAGGTGGTGGCCTACGCCCCTGGGAGCCTGGGCCTTGGGGTGTACGCCTTCCGGGTGGTGGGGCTTTTGGACCTGCCGGAAACCCACCTCGAGGCCCGCACCCTCCTCGTCCCCCTGGCCGACGCCCAGGTCCTCTTGGCCCCCGGCCGGGTGACCCGGCTGGAGGTGCGGCTTCCGGGCCTCGGGCTTTACGACCTCAAGCCCTTGGAGGAGGTCAAGGCCGCCCTGATGCCCCACCTCCCGGGCCTGGTGGCCGAAACCTGGCTGGAGGCCAACCCCGCTTACGCCGCCATCCTGCCCCTTTACGACGCGGTGATGGGCATCTATGTGGGCTTCTTCTTCCTCCTGGGTGGGCTCATCCTCCTCAATGCCCTCTACCTCTCCTTGGTGGAAAGGGTGCGGGAGTTTGGGCTTTTGGCCGCCTTGGGCCTCACCGGGAGGCGGCTTATGGCCTTGGTCTTCTGGGAGAGCCTTCTCCTGGTGGGGGTGGCGGCCCTGGGGGGGATGGGGGCGGGGCTCCTTGTGCACCTGGAGCTGGCCGATGGTTTCCGCCTGCCCCTGCCGGGGTGGATCCTGGAGCAGTACCGGGAGTTCGGCCTGCCGGAGGTGCTCTACGGGCGGCTTGGCGTAAAGGAGGTTCTCCTCACCCTGGGGTACGCGGTGGGGACAGGTCTTCTGGCGGCGCTATGGCCGGGGTGGCTGGCCTCGAGGCTGGAGCCCGTGGAGGCCATGCGCTACGTGCCATAGGAGGAGGGTATGCCCATCATCGAGGCCAAGGGCGTGCGCAAGGTCTACCGGGGGGATGGGGTGGCGACGGAAGCCCTGCGGGGCGTGGACCTGGTGGTGGAGGCGGGAGAGTTTGCCGCCCTGGTGGGGCCTTCGGGAAGCGGGAAGAGCACGCTCCTGCACCTTCTGGCGGGGCTGGACCTGCCCACGGAGGGGGAGGTCTGGGTGGGGGGAGTGCCCCTTTCCCGGCTTTCCCGGGGGGAAAGGGCCCGCTTCCGCCTGGAGAGGGTGGGCCTGGTCTTCCAGGCCTACAACCTCCTCCCCGTCCTCACCGCTTTGGAGAACGCCGCTTTCGTGCTGGAGCTTCGGGGCCTGCCCCGAAGCGAGCGCGAACGGAGGGCGCGGGAGGCCCTGGCGGCCCTGGGCCTGGAGGACAAGGTGGGCCGCTTCCCCCGGCAGCTTTCGGGGGGCGAGCAACAACGGGTGGCGGTGGCCCGGGCCCTGGCCGCCGAGCCCCTCATCGTCCTGGCGGACGAGCCCACCGCTAACCTGGACTCCCAAAACGGCCTCGCCCTCATTGAGCGCATGAAGGCCCTGAACGAGGAAAAAGGGGTCACCTTCCTCTTCTCCACCCACGACCCCAGGCTTTTGGAGCACGTGAAGCGCATCGTGCGCCTGGAGGACGGGCGCATCGTGGGGGAGGAGCGGCGCTAAGGCCAGAAGATGCGGCGGCTGGTGGGGGTTTTTGCGCTTGTCCTGTTCCCGGCCTTGGCCCAGGGGTACGAGGTGGGGGCCTTTGGCCTGGGAGGGCAGACCACCTCGTACCTCCGCCTTTTCGGGGCGGTGCCCGTGGAGGGGGGGCGGCTTTTCTACGCCCTGGCCCCCTACCTCCGGATGGCCCCGGGGGAGGGGGGGCTCGCGGTGGAGCGCCTTTACCTGGCGGTGGAGGTGGGAGAGGTGGGCCTCACCCTGGGGCGTTTCCCGTATACCTTCGGCGAGGGGCGGCTTTTTCCCTACACCTGGAACGCCCCCAGCCCGGCGGGTGGGGTGGAGGGGGTTTGGGGCGGCTTCCTTACCCTCTATGGCGAGGCCCGCCTCCGCCTGGGGTACGCCTGGGGCCCAGGGGGGTTCGCCGAGGCCGCGTGGGGGGACCTAAAGGCCCTGGTCTTCCCCGGAGGGGTGGGGCTGGCGGGAAGCGCCCGCCTGGGGGAGGTGGTGGTTTACGGGGAGACCATGGGTCTCGCTTCCGGGCCGAGGGGGCTTTTGGGATGGAGCTGGGCCTGGGGCCCGGGAGAGGTGGTTTTGGAGGCCGCCTACCCTTTGGGGGTGGGCCTGGGGTGGTTCGGGCAGGTGGAGGGCTTGGGGCTCTCCTTGCGGCTCGCTTACGGGGGAGGTTGGTCCTGGGGGGTGGGTCTCGGGTGGGAGGGGCTCAGGGTGGAGGTGGGGAAGGCGGGGCCGGTATGGCGCTGGGGCGGGAGTTGGAGCGGGGAGTTTTAGCACAAGCAGGTTTAATCGTGAGAAAAATCACCTACGCTTGCCAAACCCGTACACCAACTCCTCCCCCTTGCGCACCACCAGGAGAAGGGCCGGGCGGCCCAGGCTGTCCTTAAGCAGGTACTTGGTGCGCACCTCACCCTCCACCACCTTTTCCTCCTGGCTTTCCACGAAGTACCCCGCGGCGGCGAAGGCGGTGAGCACCTGCTGCACGAAGGCCGCGTGCAGGCGGCTGGCGATGCCTTTGGCCGCAAAGGCCTCCAGGGCGTACTCCCTGGCCTCGGGGAAGCGCTGGAGAAGGGGTTCGGGGGTCCGTGCCTTGTAGCTCCCGGAAGGCAGGCGCACCGCGGGGTCCAGGCTGGAGGCTATGGCGGCCACCGCCGTGAC from the Thermus thermamylovorans genome contains:
- a CDS encoding DegV family protein yields the protein MKVALVTDSTADLPKPLRERLGVRVVPLYVNLGGKVYRDWEEITPGEIFQKVRQGEAFPTTSQPSPEDFLKTYQEALQEADHVLSVHISSKLSGTVQSAELAAQGFPGRVTVLDSQAASLGLGMMVLRAHELLAEGQGLEEVLGELKRIRQDHFVRFSVATLEFLKRGGRIGGAQALLGTLLGIKPILTLKEGRVEAVGRARGERKAKEEILKDFRAWAEAKGRIRLFFVYSADPGAVRELKEMVLATGFPVEEALVSELGAVIGSHTGPGTYGFYAYSL
- the serA gene encoding phosphoglycerate dehydrogenase; its protein translation is MWRILVSDEMRLGNLRYPGVLLDYRPGIGREELLEVIPAYDALITRSRTQVDAELLRQGKRLKVVGRGGVGVDNVDLEAASRLGILVVNVPEANTRSAAELAFGLLLAAARGIALSDRKVRAGEWDRKFLGLELKGKTLGIVGLGRIGGQVARFAKGFEMRVLAYDPYIPRTRAESLGVELLEDLSDLLRQSHFLTVHTPLTEETRGMIGRRELYLLPRGAVVVNAARGGIVDERALLEVLEEGHLFAAGLDVFAEEPPSKDHPLLRHPRVVLTAHLGANTLEAQDRVGEAVLERVVRTLEGDLSYALNTGFDPEALEALRGFLPLGEALGKLLAQITRGRPEVLEVGFLGQFEKDPEPVASAVAKGFLSRVLGGEAVNLVSARPLLKDRGIRLVTRKEEQAGEYMRLLEVRLATDQEERRARGVVMAGRPRLVGIDDYALEVVPEGYMLVCTNYDRPGVVGQVGTLLGEAGVNIAGMQLGRDMPGGRALFVLTVDQKPSPEVLEALRALPVLERVDLAEL
- a CDS encoding GbsR/MarR family transcriptional regulator; translation: MDPALKRWVEETALLFEAAGLPRMAGRVLAFLLVAEPAEQSAKEMGEALSASKGALSGALNLLTRLQLVERLRRPGERADRYAVRPGAWRRLLLEKARALSLYREQAEKGLALVGEAKGERLREMRELYAFFERELPKLLERFSEGG
- a CDS encoding ABC transporter permease translates to MSLLRLAWRNVLRQKRRTALLSLVVVYVTVAVLFMFGFLDGYGESLVEAYAEYVEAPVVVAREVWWQDPDPENGFRELPAVAHPLVQAATPRLSLYALLRSPYRMQGGVVLGVDPQGEKVLSRVPFRVGEGRWLQGPGEVVLGHRLAERLDVRVGERLVVETGKEALGLLVVGLVRSGVGNVDFGGVYLHLEDARKLSGGRVGATYLALKVPRGKEEGVAKALNQVLPEGLRAKAVWELMGPIRADYEGSRLFYVPLLGLFMLLAAVAVVSTTYVSVRERLREFAVAESLGLSPARLAGQVALEAALASGLGLLAGLLLGYALLGYTSTHDVFGPLMRLSVELLPEAGLSEHLYTSSRPIYALYASLLVAVSALLALLFPGRLVLRLDPSRYVKGE
- a CDS encoding outer membrane lipoprotein-sorting protein, with the translated sequence MGRMAFTVLLLAALALAQSPLEKLKLALDRLRGPAHEGIYLLQVERPGSVRTYRLKVYTDGRRAHLRVLEPRSEAGQAFLSLGEDLYLYDPRLGRTLRLPPTGRGERFLGSDLTYQDLVGRDLEELFQVAEVQGVLVLSPKPGAPTPYGKVEVYLKEGLIERILFYDQRNQAVRELGLSAYQRLDGAYLPREMALRDLQRPGYRTFLRILEVQVGPVPEGCFNPLYLERGC
- a CDS encoding ABC transporter permease is translated as MLRLAWRNLLRTPGRSLVTGGVVALVVFLSLLFLSVYGGAFDAFFQLLLERTGHLVVRVEGYKGKEDLESLAFVPPELPLPPGARVEGVLEGGALLLAHERSRAVVLTGLEPLGLARQESLLAAGRLPQAQGEALLGEALARALKVGLGDEVVAYAPGSLGLGVYAFRVVGLLDLPETHLEARTLLVPLADAQVLLAPGRVTRLEVRLPGLGLYDLKPLEEVKAALMPHLPGLVAETWLEANPAYAAILPLYDAVMGIYVGFFFLLGGLILLNALYLSLVERVREFGLLAALGLTGRRLMALVFWESLLLVGVAALGGMGAGLLVHLELADGFRLPLPGWILEQYREFGLPEVLYGRLGVKEVLLTLGYAVGTGLLAALWPGWLASRLEPVEAMRYVP
- a CDS encoding ABC transporter ATP-binding protein, coding for MPIIEAKGVRKVYRGDGVATEALRGVDLVVEAGEFAALVGPSGSGKSTLLHLLAGLDLPTEGEVWVGGVPLSRLSRGERARFRLERVGLVFQAYNLLPVLTALENAAFVLELRGLPRSERERRAREALAALGLEDKVGRFPRQLSGGEQQRVAVARALAAEPLIVLADEPTANLDSQNGLALIERMKALNEEKGVTFLFSTHDPRLLEHVKRIVRLEDGRIVGEERR